ATACGTTTGGTTTTATTGGGGGTAATCTTTCATATGTAGCGTTAATCTCTCTTTTCATATTCTATAAGAAAGAGAATAAAGCCTATTTCTGGTTTTTACTCTTGATAGCTATAATAATGATGTTTAGCTATTATACCGGTTCTTTGGTAATGATTATCACTTCTGTTGGGTTTGCTTTTGCGCTAATTCTAAAAAATGTAAGGTTTAATGGAAGTATATTCCGGATATTTTTGAAGTCACTAATACAAAGGAAGGTGATTGCGTATTTATTTATTGCTTTGTTGTTATCTTCGTTTATTTTCTTATTTTCGAGTGAAACGGTTTCTGTCTATACTTCTGAAAACGTTCGTGCGGTTGCAAGCGAGATAAAAAGTGGTGAAGAGAGCGAAAAAATATCAATACCGGAACCTACAAGGCCATATAAATCTAAAATCAGGTTTCTTGGTCTGCCCATAATAAGCTGGCAGAATATTTTTTTCATCTTTCTGGGGTTAACATTTGCACTTTATTTTATCTTTAGAAAAACTGACAGTTATGACAAAGATATAGCCTATGCTTCTATACCTGTTATTACGTTGGCTCTTGTTTTTTTGAGTGTAAATATGCCTGAAAGAGCTTTTTCATATCTTGCTTTTTTTGGAATTCTCGCAGCTAAAATACCTAAGAGAGTATTTAGAATTTTTGTAGTTATCTCACTGATTTTTTTAGTCTCGACAACCTTTTTAGTAGCCTCGCAAAGAATAAAATTTTTTACGAACTCAGACGGCGAAATTAAAGCGGCAAAATGGGTAAGTGAAAATCTCAATGAGATAATTCTTAGTGATGAGCGTTTTATAAGTTTGGTTATACAAAATAATTATTTTAAAGTTAATGGTTTTGAGGATAATTCTCCATATATGTATCCTACTTTTTATAGAAATGATCCTGAAGAAGTCAGGATGGTTATGCGAGAACTAAGAGCGGGTTATTTTGCAACGACCAAGAGAATGAGGGACGATTATATCTTGATGCTGAATTTTCCTCAAGTCCCGATGGAGAACGGGCAGATGTATGAAGAAAATTTTACTAAAGTTTATGACAATGGAGATGTCAAAGTTTATAAAATAAATCAAGAACCTTGCTGCGTGCAAGAACCTTAATTCGCTCCTGCCCGCATTGTTATGCAAAGCCTTGCAGGCGGGAAGGTATAAATATATATTCTTGAATTAAGGAAGCCAAATAAACTAAAAACGAAAATGAAAATAGCCATCTTCCATAATTTTATGGACAATATTGGAGGAGCAGAAATAGTTGGTTTGACCTTAGCCAGAGAATTAAAGGCGGATTTCTATACTACAAATATAGATGAAGAGAAAATCCGAAAAATGGGTTTTTCTAATATAGAATTAAAATCTATTGGAAAAGTTCCAACAAATGCACCTTTTAGGCATCAGGCAGCTTTAAGAAAATTTAGAAAACTTAATTTGGGAAACAAGTATGATTTTTATATTATTGATGGTGACTGGGCAATGTCAGGAGCAGTTAACAATAAACCAAATCTTTGGTATGTTCATTCACCAATAAGAGAAATCTGGGATTTGTATAAACATACAAGAAAGAATAATGTCCCGTTGCCCTTAAGGCCTATTTTTGACACCTGGGTATATTATAATCGCTATTTAAACAAAAAATATGTCCAAGAAGTTGATAAAATAGTTTGTAATTCAAAAAACACTCAAAAAAGAGTTAAAAAATATCTAAATAAAGAAGCTACGGTAATTAATCCTCCAATAGAAACATCTAAATTTCATTATAAAAAAACTGGGGATTTCTGGCTTTCTGTTAACAGATTAATTAGTCATAAAGGAATTGATTTGCAAATAAAAGCATTTTCTAAATTACCGGATGAAAAACTAATTATTGTTGGAAGTTATGAAAAATCAAGACATTTTAAACAATATGCAAATTACATTAAATCAATAAAACCAAGAAATGTAGAAATATTAAGCTGGCTTAATTCTAATGAATTGGTTGATTTGTATACAAATTGCAAAGGTCTCATCGCAACTTCAAAAAATGAAGATTTTGGTATGGCTTCTGTTGAAGCAATGGCCTCTGGCAAGCCGGTCATAGCTTCAAATGAAGGTGGCTACAAAGAGACAGTTCTTGATGGTGTTACCGGAAAGCTGATTGATAATATTAATGAAGATAAATTATTAGAAGCAATCAAAGAAATTGGCAAAAATCCTGAAAAATATAAAGAGGCCTGCATAGAACAGGCAAAAAAATACGATGTCAAGATTTTTATTAAAAAAATTAAAGAGCAGATTGAAAAATGAAGCAATTAATTTCAATAGTTATTCCAACGTATAATGCAGAAAAAACACTAAAGCAATGTTTAAACTCTATCTTAAATCAGACTTATAAAAATTATGAGATTATTGTTGTAGATAATAATTCTACTGATAAAACTGAAAAGATAATTAAGGAATTGCAAAGAAAGAATAAAAAAATAAAATACCTATTTGAAAAAAGAAAAGGAAGGGGTGCTGCAAGAAATACAGGAGAGAAAAAAGCAAGAGGAAAGATTATTTTAATGACAGATAGTGATTGTATTGTTCCTAAGAACTGGGTCAGCGAGATGGTTAAAGCCATTAAAGAATATGATGCAGTACAGGGTTTTGAACAAGCTGTTTCTGATAATTTTTGGAGCAGATGTTATCAGATGGATTCTAAAAAAAAATATGAAAAAGAAAGTATGAAAAACCCAATTGGAAAAATCGATACAAAAAACTTTGCAATAAAAAAAGAAGTATTAAAAAAAATAGGATTCACCTCCCGAAAATACATAAGTGGGAATGATACTGATCTTTCAATAAAACTTGCAAAAAATAATTGTAAGGTAAGATTTATGAAAAATATAAAAGTTAAACATTCTCATGTTGATTCATTAAAAAAAATTTTTAAAAAAAGAGTCCATCATGCAAAATGGACTTCTATAATCTCTCGCGATCATAAAAAATTTCTTAAAAATACAAGTTTTTTAGCAGATACTTGCCAAACCCCTTGGACATTTATTAAATTTTTCCCCGGAATCTTCGGAACTTTAATAAAAAAAGGTTTTAGATATGCTTATTATGATTTTGTTGTGGGAATTTCCTGGAGAATTGGGTTAGTTTATGGCTGGATAAAACAATCTTAAATCCGAAGGAATCAAGGTTCTACAAGCGCGGCTTGTAGGTTTTTATTATTGATTATTGTTTATATCCCATAATAATCCTTCTTGGCTCCCCTTCTTTGATAATTCTGCCTTTATCAAGCAAAATAACCCTGTTGCAGTATTTTTCAATCATCCATAATTCATGACTTACCAATAAGACCGTTGCCCCTTTATTTACTAATTCTTTTATTTTGTTTGCACTTTTAATTTTAAAATCCTCGTCTCCAACTTCAAGAACCTCATCAAGCAGAAGAATGTCCGGATTGCAATGAATTGCAATTGAAAATGCCAACCTTTGTTTCATTCCCTCTGAAAACTGATATATTTTTGTGTTGACAAAATTTTCAAGTTCTGCAAATTCAACTATTGAATTGAATTTCTTTTTTATTTCCTTTTTGCCTAAATCAAAAAGAGAACAACACAAATAAATATTATCTCTGGTTGTTAATCTTTCTTTCGGCCCAACTTTCAAATTTATTAGAGAGATTAATTTCCCATTAATTTTGACTGTCCCATCATCTTTATCATATATTCCTGCGATAATTCTTAATAAAGTACTTTTACCAGAGCCATTTTCACCAATAATTCCAATTATTTCTCCTGCCTTTGCTTTAAACGATACATTCTTTAAAGCCCAGATGATTTTTCTGGGCTCTTTTCCGGAAAAAAAAGAAATAAATCTGGCTAAAGCTCCTTGATTTTTTTTAAATCCTATTTTAAATTTTTTTGATATATCTTTGACAATTATTCCCATTTTAAATCATCTCAGCGGATTTAATTTTTAATTTATTAAAAATTAACAAGCCAATTATTAAAGACAATAAGCCATAAACTATTACTCCTAAAATCATCCATATTTCAGGCATCTTATTATATATAATTAAGTCCCTTGCTGCCGTAATAAAATAATACATTGGATTAAATAGATTAATATAAAAAAGACGAGTTTGTCCCTTGATAGCGTAAAAGATAGGGGTTCCAAACCATATTAACTTAGAAGCAAAAAGCCAGATATTTTCCAGGTCTATAAAATAGATTGTTAGGATCGCTAAGATAAGAGAGGCCCCAAAAATAAAAAAACAGAAAAATACTAATATTATAGGATAGAAAATTATCCCAATTAAAGAGTTTTTAAAGATTAAAAGAAGTATAATAAATAAAATTATTTCAAATAAATGCGAAAAAAGAGTTTTCAGAACAATTGAAGCTATAAGAGATTCTTTTGGGAAATTTATTGATTTTATAACCTCCCTATATTCCAGGGTAATAACTCTAGTGGATTCGGTTGTTGTTTGTTGAAAAAAATTAAACATAATTATACCAAGTAATAAATATAAAGGATAGTTCGGAATATCAGCTCCAAGTCGGTCTGAAAAAACTAATAAGAGCAGGATAAAGACGAGTAAAGGATTTAATAAGTACCACAAAATACCCAAATAAC
This genomic interval from Patescibacteria group bacterium contains the following:
- a CDS encoding glycosyltransferase, which translates into the protein MKIAIFHNFMDNIGGAEIVGLTLARELKADFYTTNIDEEKIRKMGFSNIELKSIGKVPTNAPFRHQAALRKFRKLNLGNKYDFYIIDGDWAMSGAVNNKPNLWYVHSPIREIWDLYKHTRKNNVPLPLRPIFDTWVYYNRYLNKKYVQEVDKIVCNSKNTQKRVKKYLNKEATVINPPIETSKFHYKKTGDFWLSVNRLISHKGIDLQIKAFSKLPDEKLIIVGSYEKSRHFKQYANYIKSIKPRNVEILSWLNSNELVDLYTNCKGLIATSKNEDFGMASVEAMASGKPVIASNEGGYKETVLDGVTGKLIDNINEDKLLEAIKEIGKNPEKYKEACIEQAKKYDVKIFIKKIKEQIEK
- a CDS encoding glycosyltransferase; protein product: MKQLISIVIPTYNAEKTLKQCLNSILNQTYKNYEIIVVDNNSTDKTEKIIKELQRKNKKIKYLFEKRKGRGAARNTGEKKARGKIILMTDSDCIVPKNWVSEMVKAIKEYDAVQGFEQAVSDNFWSRCYQMDSKKKYEKESMKNPIGKIDTKNFAIKKEVLKKIGFTSRKYISGNDTDLSIKLAKNNCKVRFMKNIKVKHSHVDSLKKIFKKRVHHAKWTSIISRDHKKFLKNTSFLADTCQTPWTFIKFFPGIFGTLIKKGFRYAYYDFVVGISWRIGLVYGWIKQS
- a CDS encoding ABC transporter ATP-binding protein; translated protein: MGIIVKDISKKFKIGFKKNQGALARFISFFSGKEPRKIIWALKNVSFKAKAGEIIGIIGENGSGKSTLLRIIAGIYDKDDGTVKINGKLISLINLKVGPKERLTTRDNIYLCCSLFDLGKKEIKKKFNSIVEFAELENFVNTKIYQFSEGMKQRLAFSIAIHCNPDILLLDEVLEVGDEDFKIKSANKIKELVNKGATVLLVSHELWMIEKYCNRVILLDKGRIIKEGEPRRIIMGYKQ
- a CDS encoding ABC transporter permease — protein: MKIYHKIKGILGLSLSLAKAGFKLRNEGSYLGILWYLLNPLLVFILLLLVFSDRLGADIPNYPLYLLLGIIMFNFFQQTTTESTRVITLEYREVIKSINFPKESLIASIVLKTLFSHLFEIILFIILLLIFKNSLIGIIFYPIILVFFCFFIFGASLILAILTIYFIDLENIWLFASKLIWFGTPIFYAIKGQTRLFYINLFNPMYYFITAARDLIIYNKMPEIWMILGVIVYGLLSLIIGLLIFNKLKIKSAEMI